One segment of Streptomyces sp. NA02950 DNA contains the following:
- a CDS encoding ATP-binding cassette domain-containing protein, with protein MKRQEHTIRGGNAVEVRGLVKHFGDTKAVDGVDLEVPEGTVLGVLGPNGAGKTTLVRCLSTLLVPDAGTAVVAGYDVVNQPRQLRRTIGLTGQYASVDEKLSGWENLYMIGRLLDLSRRDARRRADEMLERFSLTDAAKRAARTYSGGMRRRLDLAASMIGHPSVLYLDEPTTGLDPRTRLEVWDEVKRMVSDGSTVLLTTQYMEEAEHLAHDLTVIDRGKVIAEGRVNELKAKVGGRTLQIRPSDQRELHRMVGAIAQAGLDGVGSATADPAEGLVNVPIISDEQLTAVIGLLGERGFTIAGIDTHLPSLDEVFLAITGQKTSTPQDETTKHDAVEEVAA; from the coding sequence ATGAAGCGACAGGAACACACGATCAGGGGCGGCAACGCCGTCGAAGTTCGGGGGCTGGTCAAGCACTTCGGTGACACCAAGGCGGTCGACGGCGTCGACCTCGAGGTCCCGGAGGGCACTGTCCTCGGTGTGCTCGGCCCCAACGGAGCCGGGAAGACCACCCTCGTCCGCTGTCTGTCCACCCTGCTGGTGCCGGATGCCGGAACCGCCGTGGTGGCCGGGTACGACGTGGTGAATCAGCCCCGCCAGCTGCGCCGCACCATCGGGCTCACCGGGCAGTACGCCTCGGTGGACGAGAAGCTGTCCGGCTGGGAGAACCTCTACATGATCGGGCGGCTGCTCGATCTGTCCCGCAGGGACGCCCGCCGCCGCGCGGACGAGATGCTGGAGCGGTTCTCACTGACCGACGCCGCCAAGCGGGCCGCGCGCACCTACTCCGGCGGGATGCGCCGGAGGCTCGATCTGGCCGCGTCCATGATCGGCCACCCCTCGGTGCTCTATCTGGACGAGCCGACCACCGGTCTTGACCCGCGCACCCGCCTCGAGGTGTGGGACGAGGTCAAGCGGATGGTCTCGGACGGCTCCACGGTGCTGCTCACCACCCAGTACATGGAGGAGGCCGAGCACCTCGCGCACGACCTGACGGTCATCGACCGCGGCAAGGTCATCGCCGAGGGCCGGGTCAACGAACTGAAGGCCAAGGTCGGCGGCCGCACCCTCCAGATCCGCCCGTCCGACCAGCGCGAGCTGCACCGCATGGTCGGCGCCATCGCCCAGGCCGGACTCGACGGCGTCGGCAGTGCCACCGCGGACCCCGCGGAGGGCCTGGTCAACGTGCCCATCATCAGCGATGAGCAGCTGACCGCCGTGATCGGTCTGCTCGGTGAGCGCGGCTTCACCATCGCCGGGATCGACACCCATCTGCCCAGCCTCGACGAGGTGTTCCTCGCCATCACCGGCCAGAAGACCTCCACCCCCCAGGACGAGACCACGAAGCACGACGCCGTTGAGGAGGTCGCCGCATGA
- a CDS encoding ABC transporter permease → MSAATMTAPAKALPGEGRIGLRANLRHIGALVRRNALQIKQDPESMFDAVMMPIIFSLLFVYVFGGAVAAGDRGAYINYFIPGMMAMGGLNIAMSVGTGVNDDFQKGVMDRFRTMPIARSSVLIAKLIVETGRMLVSTLILLAMGFLMGFELKTGPVELLASMALSLLFGSSLTWIFMLLGLSMKTPQAVQGVGMLVIMPLQFGSSIFAPTSTMPGWLQSFTEYNPLSQLADAARALTSGHGAIAHPVVVCLLWAVGITVITAPLAVAKFRNKTT, encoded by the coding sequence ATGAGCGCGGCAACGATGACCGCGCCCGCCAAGGCGCTCCCCGGCGAGGGCCGGATCGGCCTGCGGGCCAATCTGCGGCACATCGGCGCGCTGGTGCGCCGTAACGCCCTCCAGATCAAGCAGGACCCGGAGTCGATGTTCGACGCCGTGATGATGCCCATCATCTTCTCGCTGCTGTTCGTGTACGTCTTCGGCGGCGCGGTGGCGGCGGGCGACCGGGGCGCCTACATCAACTACTTCATCCCCGGGATGATGGCGATGGGCGGTCTGAACATCGCGATGTCGGTCGGCACCGGTGTCAACGACGACTTCCAGAAGGGAGTCATGGACCGCTTCCGGACGATGCCGATCGCCCGCTCCTCGGTGCTGATCGCCAAGCTGATCGTGGAGACCGGGCGGATGCTGGTGTCCACCCTCATCCTGCTGGCCATGGGCTTCCTCATGGGCTTCGAGCTCAAGACCGGTCCGGTGGAGCTGCTGGCCTCGATGGCCCTCTCGCTCCTCTTCGGCTCCTCGCTGACCTGGATCTTCATGCTGCTCGGCCTGTCCATGAAGACCCCGCAGGCCGTCCAGGGCGTGGGCATGCTGGTGATCATGCCGCTCCAGTTCGGCTCGTCCATCTTCGCGCCGACCAGCACCATGCCCGGCTGGCTCCAGTCCTTCACCGAGTACAACCCGCTCTCCCAACTCGCGGATGCCGCCCGGGCGCTGACCAGCGGCCACGGCGCGATAGCCCACCCGGTGGTCGTCTGCCTGCTGTGGGCGGTGGGCATCACGGTGATCACGGCGCCGCTCGCGGTCGCCAAGTTCCGCAACAAGACCACCTGA